From one Ferrovibrio sp. MS7 genomic stretch:
- the qatA gene encoding Qat anti-phage system ATPase QatA: MILTDNETRVDLLNNEAIAATIIKLLRDRPDQPVTVGVHGDWGAGKSSVLEMIDAGFNGEAKVLCLKFNGWRFQGFEDAKIALIEGIVTGLIEKRPALTKTGEAVKDIFRRIDWLKVAKKAGGLAFTAFTGIPTPDQIQTIVGTLEGFLADPTKLASKGNLEATVEGVKGLLKPKGEGDSTNVPEEINAFRKAFDDLLDKAGVEQLVVLIDDLDRCLPDTAIETLEAVRLFVFTSRTAFVVAADEAMIEYAVRKHFPDLPDTTGPQTYARNYLEKLIQVPFRIPALGDTETRIYVTLLLVGSELGEDDVAFNALIKVARERLKRPWTSGALDAATVRATLGDKASRANNALALSDQIGPILASGTKGNPRQIKRFLNTLMLRQRTAEARGFGDDVKLPVLAKLMLAERFLPRLFDQIAAAAAAAADGKCPDLSTLETVATAKADPKPAVKLEKATAKGTDAAKLAPKLEAVKLADSALLGEWLSSPAIKAWAAVPTAIGGVDLRPYLFVAKDRKDYFGAASVLGHLAGVVEQLFGGKFAVQGLETDLKRLASPEAAQIFEAVRGRIVGGDSFDTEPPGAAGLAVLVRAHPTLQSSLLDFLDTLPRDRLGPWVCSGWESVLKDGDATQRFDRLLQTWGKEGGTMLKATATNVLRARQGAR; this comes from the coding sequence GTGATCCTGACGGACAATGAAACCAGGGTTGACCTCCTCAACAACGAGGCGATCGCGGCAACCATCATCAAACTCCTCCGCGACCGACCTGATCAGCCGGTCACCGTGGGTGTCCATGGTGATTGGGGCGCAGGCAAATCCAGTGTACTGGAAATGATCGATGCCGGCTTCAATGGCGAGGCCAAGGTCCTCTGCTTGAAGTTCAACGGTTGGCGCTTCCAGGGATTTGAAGACGCCAAAATCGCCCTCATCGAGGGTATCGTCACTGGCCTCATCGAAAAGCGCCCCGCTTTGACCAAGACCGGCGAGGCGGTCAAGGATATCTTTCGACGAATCGACTGGCTCAAGGTCGCGAAGAAGGCCGGCGGGCTCGCCTTCACCGCTTTCACAGGAATTCCAACACCGGATCAAATTCAGACCATCGTAGGAACGCTGGAAGGTTTCCTCGCCGACCCGACGAAACTCGCCAGCAAGGGCAATCTCGAAGCCACCGTCGAAGGCGTGAAGGGCCTGCTGAAGCCGAAGGGTGAAGGCGACTCGACCAATGTCCCCGAGGAAATCAACGCGTTCCGGAAGGCCTTCGACGACCTCCTCGACAAAGCTGGCGTCGAGCAGCTTGTTGTCCTGATCGATGACCTGGATCGCTGCCTCCCGGATACCGCGATCGAGACGTTGGAGGCTGTGCGCCTCTTCGTCTTCACGTCGCGCACCGCCTTCGTCGTCGCCGCCGACGAGGCGATGATCGAGTATGCGGTGCGCAAGCACTTCCCCGATCTGCCAGACACCACCGGCCCACAGACATACGCTCGGAACTATCTTGAAAAGCTCATCCAGGTGCCCTTCCGCATCCCGGCACTCGGCGACACGGAAACGCGGATTTATGTAACACTCCTCCTCGTCGGCTCAGAACTCGGCGAGGACGATGTCGCCTTCAACGCCTTGATCAAGGTCGCTCGCGAACGACTGAAGCGCCCCTGGACTTCGGGAGCGCTTGATGCGGCCACGGTAAGAGCCACACTCGGCGACAAGGCTTCGCGCGCCAACAACGCGTTGGCACTCAGCGATCAGATCGGACCGATTCTAGCGAGCGGCACTAAGGGCAACCCGCGTCAGATCAAGCGGTTTCTCAACACACTAATGCTGCGGCAACGCACTGCCGAAGCACGGGGGTTCGGCGACGACGTCAAGCTGCCGGTGCTTGCGAAGTTAATGCTTGCCGAGCGGTTTCTCCCACGTCTCTTCGACCAGATTGCCGCAGCCGCCGCAGCGGCAGCGGACGGAAAATGCCCGGACCTGTCCACGCTCGAAACTGTGGCAACTGCCAAAGCAGACCCGAAACCCGCCGTCAAACTGGAGAAGGCCACTGCCAAGGGCACCGATGCCGCGAAGCTGGCGCCCAAACTGGAAGCGGTGAAATTAGCTGACAGCGCGTTGCTGGGCGAATGGTTGTCGTCCCCCGCGATCAAGGCCTGGGCGGCGGTGCCGACTGCGATCGGCGGCGTGGATCTCCGCCCCTACCTCTTCGTCGCCAAGGACCGGAAGGACTATTTCGGCGCCGCTTCTGTGCTTGGCCATCTGGCCGGCGTGGTCGAGCAGCTCTTTGGCGGCAAGTTTGCAGTGCAGGGGCTGGAAACAGATCTCAAACGCCTGGCTTCGCCGGAAGCGGCGCAAATCTTTGAAGCCGTGCGCGGGCGCATCGTCGGGGGTGACAGCTTCGACACCGAACCGCCAGGTGCGGCAGGTCTGGCAGTTCTCGTGAGGGCTCATCCAACCCTGCAAAGCAGTCTACTCGACTTCCTTGACACTCTCCCACGAGATCGTCTCGGGCCATGGGTATGCAGCGGCTGGGAGAGTGTTCTGAAGGACGGCGATGCGACCCAGCGCTTCGACCGCCTTCTTCAGACCTGGGGTAAGGAAGGCGGAACGATGCTCAAGGCGACAGCGACCAACGTTCTTCGAGCTCGCCAGGGAGCGCGCTGA